The Brevibacillus brevis genome contains a region encoding:
- a CDS encoding ABC transporter permease, with the protein MSRYLLKRILMMVLTLWIIVTLTFSLMHMIPGDPFASESDQLPEQILLNLRAKYNLDEPLPMQYILYLKSLVMLDLGPSIKSETRGVNDMIKDGFGASALIGLQAIAVALFFGLLFGTIAALNRNTWIDYAAMVMAVLGIAVPSFIMAPLLINYLAIKWPLFPVATLTSWKHSVLPSLALAFGPLAIITRYMRTSMIDVMNQNYIRTAEAKGIPTFLIVVKHGIRNAILPIVTFMGPLIAGLLTGTFVVEKIFAVPGIGKYFVDGIFNRDYPVILGTTVFYSAILVLIIFLIDLAYMFIDPRIKLSSRGR; encoded by the coding sequence ATGTCGCGTTATTTACTTAAAAGAATTCTGATGATGGTACTCACCTTGTGGATTATTGTAACGTTGACCTTTAGCCTGATGCATATGATCCCTGGTGATCCATTCGCGTCAGAGTCAGATCAGTTGCCCGAGCAAATTTTGTTGAATCTGCGTGCCAAATACAATCTGGATGAACCGCTGCCGATGCAGTATATCCTTTATCTAAAAAGTTTGGTCATGTTGGATTTAGGACCTTCTATTAAGTCGGAGACACGCGGTGTCAATGATATGATCAAAGATGGCTTCGGAGCATCTGCACTGATCGGTTTGCAGGCGATAGCGGTTGCCCTTTTTTTCGGACTTTTATTCGGAACAATTGCGGCATTAAACCGAAATACCTGGATTGATTATGCGGCAATGGTCATGGCCGTATTAGGAATTGCTGTACCCAGCTTCATCATGGCGCCATTGCTCATTAATTACTTGGCAATCAAATGGCCGTTATTCCCAGTAGCGACGCTTACCAGCTGGAAACACTCGGTTCTGCCTTCGCTCGCACTTGCTTTTGGACCGTTAGCCATCATTACACGCTATATGCGGACGAGCATGATCGACGTGATGAACCAGAATTACATACGGACAGCTGAGGCAAAAGGAATTCCGACTTTTCTGATAGTAGTCAAGCATGGAATCCGCAACGCGATTTTGCCGATCGTCACGTTTATGGGACCGCTTATCGCCGGGTTGTTAACCGGAACGTTCGTCGTCGAAAAGATTTTTGCGGTACCGGGGATCGGCAAGTACTTCGTCGATGGCATTTTCAATCGAGATTATCCCGTTATTCTGGGAACGACAGTATTCTACAGCGCCATCCTGGTGCTCATTATCTTCTTGATTGATCTGGCCTACATGTTCATCGATCCACGAATCAAACTATCGAGCAGGGGGAGGTAG
- a CDS encoding helix-turn-helix domain-containing protein codes for MSKVGIVGPKDSVELMVAVGREFSDRMTLIPHIYQRVEEVATIVTENEMEIDIWFFSGVGPYSIAKEHIRKQKAFFPQINASVLTKVLLEMVYRDGFTLDRVSFDTVSEAHFRETLEELGMQCENPYLNPYQEFRLTAHLVDYHTRLIQEGKVDACVTGMLSVTEELKRRGIKVYRMGFTRLTFREIFKQILQEGETLHFKRSQIAVQLIEVTDIEKLVNEPANAYELRRLDLKLQELVLDYTESISGSFVAVGNSKFIIFSTRGSFEDNPEFHPTILLEKIKLLTNSNASMGIGFGVTALSAERNAQLALGHAKNHRDAAILVDHDGSIEGPLRQTNSISYEYWTQDKEMSENLKKAGVSITTFNKIISVQKALGQKYISASMIAEWMGMTPRNARRILSDLAEHNIIELIGEETPTNRGRPRKIYRILPSPQTT; via the coding sequence ATTAGTAAAGTTGGCATAGTGGGTCCAAAAGATTCCGTAGAATTAATGGTAGCTGTGGGACGTGAGTTTTCCGATCGCATGACGCTCATCCCCCATATTTATCAACGAGTAGAAGAAGTAGCGACCATTGTAACTGAAAATGAAATGGAAATAGACATCTGGTTCTTCTCCGGGGTCGGTCCCTATTCCATCGCTAAAGAGCATATTCGGAAACAAAAAGCATTTTTTCCGCAAATCAATGCGAGTGTGCTTACGAAAGTCTTGCTCGAAATGGTATACCGGGATGGTTTTACATTAGATCGTGTGAGCTTCGATACGGTATCGGAGGCACATTTTCGTGAAACCTTGGAGGAATTGGGCATGCAGTGTGAGAATCCTTATCTGAATCCGTATCAAGAATTCAGACTGACCGCTCACTTGGTCGACTATCACACCCGCCTCATCCAAGAGGGCAAGGTAGACGCTTGTGTTACGGGTATGCTATCCGTCACCGAAGAATTGAAGCGAAGAGGAATCAAGGTATACCGCATGGGCTTCACTCGCCTAACCTTCCGCGAGATTTTCAAGCAGATTTTGCAGGAGGGCGAGACACTTCATTTCAAGCGCTCCCAAATTGCTGTTCAATTGATTGAAGTAACCGACATAGAAAAGCTTGTGAACGAACCTGCAAACGCCTACGAGCTGCGCCGCCTTGACCTGAAGCTACAAGAGCTAGTGCTGGATTATACGGAGTCGATATCAGGCAGCTTCGTCGCCGTTGGCAATTCGAAGTTCATCATTTTTTCCACCCGGGGTTCATTCGAAGACAATCCAGAATTTCATCCCACGATCCTTTTGGAAAAAATCAAGCTGCTTACCAATTCAAACGCCAGTATGGGAATCGGCTTCGGTGTCACAGCATTGTCTGCTGAGCGCAATGCACAGCTCGCTCTCGGCCATGCCAAAAACCATAGAGATGCCGCCATTCTCGTCGACCATGACGGTTCGATTGAAGGACCGCTGCGTCAAACGAACAGCATCAGCTACGAATATTGGACACAGGACAAAGAAATGAGCGAAAATCTGAAAAAAGCCGGGGTCAGTATTACGACGTTTAACAAAATCATTTCCGTTCAAAAAGCACTGGGGCAAAAATATATCAGCGCTTCGATGATCGCGGAATGGATGGGCATGACCCCTCGCAATGCGCGAAGAATACTAAGTGATTTAGCAGAGCACAACATCATCGAACTCATTGGGGAAGAAACGCCTACAAACCGAGGGCGCCCACGGAAGATTTATCGTATCCTCCCCTCCCCACAAACCACATAA
- a CDS encoding alpha/beta hydrolase, translating into MPVHPQIQQILDVFNRSRHDVDFNQLTPQIMRMATDQNRDSGVEREQVKKVENLSLPLEGRSISIRIYTPEGDASFPALVYYHGGGFVIGNLETVDSVCRNFTNNAKCVVISIDYRLAPEHPFPAGLEDAYDSLLYISSHADQFGIDPSRIAVGGDSAGGNFATVVSLMAKERQGPSIVYQLLIYPAVGIVDTTPYRSMQENASGYLMDVELLNWFLSHYLPPADLQNPYLDPISGADLTGLPPAMVITAEYDPLRDGGKAYADKLRDSGVDVVYRNEQGLIHSFIGFHTTIKQAQESLDEMSAQLRKAFKI; encoded by the coding sequence ATGCCCGTTCATCCCCAGATTCAACAAATATTAGACGTCTTCAACCGCTCGCGCCATGATGTTGATTTCAACCAATTGACACCACAGATTATGAGAATGGCGACTGATCAAAATCGAGATTCAGGCGTGGAACGTGAACAGGTAAAAAAGGTCGAGAATCTATCGCTTCCCTTAGAAGGCCGTTCTATTTCGATTCGCATATACACACCAGAAGGAGATGCATCCTTCCCTGCACTCGTGTACTATCATGGAGGCGGATTCGTGATCGGCAATCTCGAAACGGTAGACTCGGTATGTCGCAACTTCACAAATAACGCAAAATGTGTGGTCATTTCTATCGATTATCGGCTCGCTCCCGAACATCCTTTTCCTGCTGGTTTGGAAGATGCCTATGATTCTCTTCTCTATATTTCAAGCCATGCTGATCAGTTTGGCATTGACCCATCGCGGATAGCCGTAGGCGGAGATAGCGCCGGAGGTAATTTTGCCACAGTCGTGAGTCTCATGGCTAAAGAGCGACAGGGCCCATCTATCGTTTATCAATTGTTAATCTATCCTGCCGTAGGAATTGTGGACACCACTCCCTATCGATCCATGCAGGAAAATGCGAGTGGCTATTTGATGGATGTGGAATTGCTGAATTGGTTCCTCTCTCATTATCTACCACCTGCCGATCTCCAAAATCCATATCTTGATCCAATCAGCGGAGCCGATCTCACTGGTCTGCCTCCTGCCATGGTGATTACAGCCGAATACGACCCTTTGCGAGATGGCGGAAAAGCGTATGCAGACAAGCTACGCGATAGCGGTGTCGATGTCGTCTACCGAAATGAACAAGGCTTGATCCATTCCTTCATCGGATTCCATACTACTATCAAGCAAGCGCAAGAATCGTTAGATGAGATGTCGGCACAATTGCGAAAAGCTTTCAAAATATAG
- a CDS encoding GNAT family N-acetyltransferase: MTRHTEDKVTIRFVRIEDAAAILSLQRDVVCEDEFFIAVPEEFNKTMEQQLAWIQSIIDNDRETILVAEINGELAGMVVFASPARKRLSHTGSITMMIQKAHRNKGIGKVLLKELLAWAEQHPLIEKVSLGVFSNNLRAIALYKSLGFVEEGRKVKEFKLAENEYVDDVLMYKFV, encoded by the coding sequence TTGACTAGACATACAGAAGACAAAGTGACCATTCGCTTCGTTCGTATCGAGGATGCGGCAGCCATTTTATCTTTGCAGCGTGATGTGGTTTGCGAAGACGAATTTTTTATTGCTGTTCCCGAAGAGTTCAACAAAACCATGGAGCAGCAGCTTGCGTGGATACAAAGCATCATCGACAATGACAGGGAAACCATACTCGTAGCGGAAATAAACGGTGAATTGGCTGGCATGGTCGTGTTCGCTTCTCCGGCTCGCAAACGTTTGTCTCATACAGGTTCGATCACGATGATGATCCAGAAAGCTCACAGAAATAAGGGCATCGGCAAGGTTTTATTGAAGGAGTTGTTAGCTTGGGCTGAGCAACATCCGCTCATTGAAAAAGTGAGCTTAGGGGTGTTCTCCAACAATCTGAGAGCGATTGCTTTATACAAAAGCCTTGGATTTGTGGAAGAAGGACGAAAAGTGAAAGAATTCAAGTTGGCTGAGAATGAATACGTAGATGATGTCCTGATGTACAAATTCGTATAG